In the Sarcophilus harrisii chromosome 3, mSarHar1.11, whole genome shotgun sequence genome, one interval contains:
- the LOC100925250 gene encoding polyglutamine-binding protein 1 — MPLPAALQSRLAKRGLLKLVEPEPEEEIIAEDYDDDPVDYEATRLEGLPPNWYKVFDPVCGLPYYWNVETDLVSWLNPHDPSSVITKAAKKLKGSLEPEEKMDCSHEKPERGYERPERGYDKPSERGGYDKPYEKLERDEAKERRYHRREELAPYAKSKKGSRKDEELDPMDPSTYSDAPRGTWSTGLPKKNEAKTGADTTAAGPLFQQRPYPSPGAVLRANAEASRAKQQD, encoded by the coding sequence ATGCCGCTCCCTGCCGCCCTTCAGTCCCGCCTCGCCAAGCGAGGGCTCCTCAAGCTGGTGGAACCCGAGCCAGAAGAAGAAATCATTGCCGAGGACTATGACGACGACCCCGTGGACTACGAGGCCACTCGCCTCGAAGGCCTGCCCCCCAACTGGTACAAAGTCTTTGACCCGGTGTGCGGCCTTCCCTACTACTGGAACGTGGAGACGGACCTCGTGTCGTGGCTCAACCCCCACGACCCCAGCTCAGTCATCACCAAGGCGGCCAAGAAGCTCAAGGGCAGCCTGGAGCCAGAAGAAAAGATGGACTGCAGCCACGAGAAGCCGGAACGCGGCTACGAGCGGCCCGAGCGCGGCTACGACAAGCCGTCGGAGCGGGGGGGCTACGACAAGCCGTACGAGAAGCTGGAGAGGGACGAGGCCAAGGAGCGGCGCTATCACCGCCGCGAGGAGCTGGCGCCCTATGCCAAGAGCAAGAAGGGCAGCCGCAAGGACGAAGAGCTGGACCCCATGGACCCCAGCACCTATTCGGATGCGCCGCGGGGCACGTGGTCCACGGGGCTCCCCAAGAAGAACGAGGCCAAGACGGGCGCGGACACCACGGCGGCCGGCCCCCTGTTCCAGCAGCGACCTTACCCTTCCCCCGGGGCCGTTCTGCGGGCCAACGCGGAGGCCTCCAGAGCCAAGCAGCAGGATTGA